TGTCAGCCGTTTCCTGATCTCTTATCTCACCTATCATCACCACATCCGGATCTTGCCTCAATATGGAACGCAATGCACTGGCAAAGGTCATGCCGATGTCTGACTGAACCTGGCATTGGTTTATACCAGCGATTTCGTACTCCACAGGGTCTTCCACAGTTATTATCCTGATTTCCGGCGATCTTATCTTTCTTATACAGGCTCCAAGCATTGTTGATTTACCAGAACCTGTTGGACCGGTTACCAATACGATACCATGCGGCCTGGTTATTGCATTCACTATCTTTTTTAACTCAGGTTCTCCCAGCCCCATGTCTTCTATGGATACTGGTGCATCACCCAGGTCCAATAGACGAAGGCTGATGCTTTCTCCATATACCATTGGCAATGTGGACACACGTATATCCACAGATTTTTCGCTTGATTTAAAAGATATACGGCCATCCTGAGGTCTTCTTTTCTCAGAAATGTTCAATTTGGCCATGATCTTTAGGCGAGAAATTACCGCTGCCTGGTAATAGATCAAATTTGGCGGAAGTTTGACTGGTACAAGCGCACCATCAATACGATATCTTATTTGCAAAGCATTCTTTTGGGGCTCAAAGTGAATATCGGTGGCTCTATCTATGAGCGCCTGTTTTATTACCTCATTTACGAATTTTATTATTACAGCATCTTCATCTTCGTCAATGACTTCTGATTTTGCCTGAAGATTACCACTTTCATCACCCTCTAGAAAATTATCTGCTCCAACACCAAATTTGGCGTTTATTATCTTTTTTATTTCACTGGCATCACCCAGGAGATATTTGTGATCGCTTGGACAGGCGGCCTTCATCCAACGCTTCATCATTTCATT
Above is a genomic segment from Puniceicoccales bacterium containing:
- a CDS encoding GspE/PulE family protein, with translation MDNLENKISELGSDVESDILGAQIEKRAKVLAEKLDYSIKDTYSWLSKASGLEFVEKFEACDDITAVIPSQIIHEYICIPIKQEDESIAIIFGWPPNEMMKRWMKAACPSDHKYLLGDASEIKKIINAKFGVGADNFLEGDESGNLQAKSEVIDEDEDAVIIKFVNEVIKQALIDRATDIHFEPQKNALQIRYRIDGALVPVKLPPNLIYYQAAVISRLKIMAKLNISEKRRPQDGRISFKSSEKSVDIRVSTLPMVYGESISLRLLDLGDAPVSIEDMGLGEPELKKIVNAITRPHGIVLVTGPTGSGKSTMLGACIRKIRSPEIRIITVEDPVEYEIAGINQCQVQSDIGMTFASALRSILRQDPDVVMIGEIRDQETADIAIRASITGHLVLSTLHTNDSAGAISRLVDMNLEPFMIASSLQLVVAQRLVRKLCPHCAKPKKYEEAELSHCLKALGIDPKDEIQFSDKIFEGKGCDKCKNGFRGRLAVFEVLVVNDRLHSEIIKGTPTKIIRDIAIEHGMETLSKCAWEQVKKGRTTLAEIMQFSDENNMDE